One Ahaetulla prasina isolate Xishuangbanna chromosome 1, ASM2864084v1, whole genome shotgun sequence DNA window includes the following coding sequences:
- the PAPOLG gene encoding poly(A) polymerase gamma isoform X3, with product MRAELMLAVGMKETCGTYLENQLERNYGITTPISLAAPREIDYIYSQKLIEALKPFGVFEEEEELDCRLAVLDKLNNLVKDWIAEVTENKNLPSSISSRAGGKIFTFGSYRLGVHTKGADIDALCVAPRHIERSDFFQSFFEKLKLQDGIRNLRAVEDAYVPVIKFEFDGIEIDLVFARLPLPSISDSLDLRDDAHLRSLDIRCIRSLNGCRVTDEILHLVPNKENFRLTLRAIKLWAKRRGIYSNMLGFLGGVSWAMLVARTCQLYPNALASTLVHRFFLIFSKW from the exons AACTTATTTGGAGAACCAGCTGGAAAGGAACTACGGAATTACTACTCCCATTAGTTTGGCAGCACCAAGGGAAATAGATTATATCTATTCACAGAAACTGATTGAAGCCCTGAAGCCTTTTGGTGTatttgaggaggaagaagagctgGACTGCAG GTTAGCTGttcttgacaaactaaataacttGGTTAAAGACTGGATTGCAGAAGTTACTGAAAATAAG AACTTGCCTTCTTCAATCTCATCCAGAGCTGGTGGCAAAATATTCACATTTGGTTCCTATCGGCTTGGAGTCCACACCAAAG GTGCTGATATAGACGCGCTCTGTGTTGCCCCTAGACACATAGAAAGATCAGACTTCTTCCAGTCATTTTTTGAAAAGTTAAAGCTTCAAGATGGCATCAGAAATCTGAGA GCAGTAGAAGATGCATATGTACCAGTAATCAAGTTTGAATTTGATGGTATTGAG ATTGATCTCGTCTTTGCAAGACTACCCCTGCCAAGCATTTCAGATAGCCTGGACCTTAGGGATGATGCACATTTGAGAAGCCTTGATATCAGATGCATTCGGAGTTTAAATG GTTGCAGAGTCACTGATGAAATACTTCATTTGGTACCAAACAAGGAGAACTTCAGGCTGACACTCAGAGCAATTAAACTGTGGGCTAAGC GGCGTGGAATTTATTCCAATATGCTGGGATTCCTTGGTGGTGTTTCTTGGGCCATGCTAGTGGCAAGGACCTGTCAGCTGTACCCAAATGCTTTGGCATCAACCCTTGTTCACAGATTCTTCTTAATTTTTTCAAAGTGGTAA